In Thunnus thynnus chromosome 20, fThuThy2.1, whole genome shotgun sequence, a single window of DNA contains:
- the ppm1bb gene encoding protein phosphatase 1bb isoform X1, producing MGAFLDKPKTEKHSAHGEGNGLRYGLSSMQGWRVEMEDAHTAVVGLPHGLTDWSFFAVYDGHAGSRVANYCSGHLLEHILSGGADFSSGSGSVEGVKDGIRSGFLNIDEYMRSFSDLRQGLDRSGSTAVCVLLSPTHLYFINCGDSRAVLSRDSKVGFSTQDHKPCNPREKERIQNAGGSVMIQRVNGSLAVSRALGDYDYKCVDGKGPTEQLVSPEPEVCVLERAAEGDEFVVLACDGIWDVMSNEELCEFVRSRLLVCDDLEKVCNSVVDTCLHKGSRDNMSVVLVCLPGAPKISEEAVKKEEELDKYLETRVEELLGNCGEAGVPDLVSVLRSIATENIPNLPPGGGLASKRSVIEAVYNKLNPHREEEGACAGGEEESEEGGGSTAAHLLEALRQFRLHHRGQYRTVLEESLAAYHLRGDNTAEGAGESRRISDNDDDSSEGREQPASPPSPPSPPPSPATAEPETCQDAPTPESDPSSD from the exons ATGGGTGCATTCCTGGACAAGCCGAAGACGGAGAAGCATAGTGCCCACGGTGAGGGCAATGGGCTGCGCTATGGCCTGAGCTCCATGCAGGGCTGGCGGGTGGAGATGGAGGACGCCCACACAGCTGTGGTGGGCCTCCCCCACGGACTCACCGACTGGTCCTTCTTTGCTGTTTATGATGGCCACGCAGGCTCCCGGGTTGCCAACTACTGCTCCGGCCACCTGCTGGAACACATCTTGTCAGGAGGGGCTGACTTTAGTTCAGGATCCGGCTCCGTGGAGGGCGTGAAGGACGGCATCCGCTCGGGCTTCCTGAACATTGACGAGTACATGCGCAGCTTCTCTGACCTGCGGCAGGGCCTGGACCGCAGTGGATCCACAGCTGTGTGCGTGTTGCTCAGCCCGACCCACCTCTACTTCATTAACTGCGGCGACTCGCGGGCCGTGCTGAGTCGAGACAGCAAGGTGGGCTTCTCCACCCAGGACCACAAGCCCTGCAACCCCCGCGAAAAGGAGCGCATCCAGAACGCTGGCGGCTCAGTCATGATCCAGAGGGTAAACGGCTCCCTGGCTGTGTCCCGGGCCCTGGGGGACTACGACTACAAATGTGTGGATGGTAAGGGCCCCACGGAGCAGCTGGTGAGCCCTGAGCCTGAGGTGTGCGTGCTGGAACGGGCGGCCGAAGGAGACGAGTTTGTGGTGCTGGCATGTGACGGAATCTGGGACGTCATGTCCAACGAGGAGCTGTGCGAGTTTGTCCGCTCACGACTCCTGGTGTGTGATGACCTGGAGAAGGTCTGTAACTCAGTGGTGGACACCTGCCTGCATAAG GGGAGCAGAGACAATATGAGCGTGGTGTTGGTGTGTTTACCCGGAGCCCCCAAGATCTCAGAGGAGGCTgtgaagaaagaagaggaattGGATAAATACCTGGAGACCCGTGTTGAGG AGCTTCTGGGGAACTGTGGGGAGGCGGGAGTCCCTGACCTGGTGTCTGTCCTGAGGAGCATTGCCACAGAGAACATCCCCAACCTTCCACCCGGCGGAGGCCTGGCCAGCAA acgGAGCGTGATCGAGGCGGTGTACAACAAGCTGAACCCTcacagagaagaggaaggg GCCTGTGcggggggagaggaggagagtgaggaGGGAGGTGGCAGCACGGCGGCTCACCTTCTGGAGGCTCTGCGGCAGTTCCGCCTGCACCACCGGGGGCAGTACCGCACGGTGCTGGAGGAGTCCCTGGCTGCCTATCACCTGCGGGGGGACAACACTGCCGAGGGAGCAGGGGAGAGCAGGAGGATCTCCGACAACGACGACGACAGCAGCGAAGGCCGGGAGCAGCCcgcctcccctccctctcccccctcgCCCCCGCCCTCACCCGCCACCGCTGAGCCGGAGACCTGCCAAGACGCGCCCACTCCTGAGTCCGATCCCTCCTCTGACTGA
- the ppm1bb gene encoding protein phosphatase 1bb isoform X2, whose translation MGAFLDKPKTEKHSAHGEGNGLRYGLSSMQGWRVEMEDAHTAVVGLPHGLTDWSFFAVYDGHAGSRVANYCSGHLLEHILSGGADFSSGSGSVEGVKDGIRSGFLNIDEYMRSFSDLRQGLDRSGSTAVCVLLSPTHLYFINCGDSRAVLSRDSKVGFSTQDHKPCNPREKERIQNAGGSVMIQRVNGSLAVSRALGDYDYKCVDGKGPTEQLVSPEPEVCVLERAAEGDEFVVLACDGIWDVMSNEELCEFVRSRLLVCDDLEKVCNSVVDTCLHKGSRDNMSVVLVCLPGAPKISEEAVKKEEELDKYLETRVEELLGNCGEAGVPDLVSVLRSIATENIPNLPPGGGLASKRSVIEAVYNKLNPHREEEGNAGELEDPW comes from the exons ATGGGTGCATTCCTGGACAAGCCGAAGACGGAGAAGCATAGTGCCCACGGTGAGGGCAATGGGCTGCGCTATGGCCTGAGCTCCATGCAGGGCTGGCGGGTGGAGATGGAGGACGCCCACACAGCTGTGGTGGGCCTCCCCCACGGACTCACCGACTGGTCCTTCTTTGCTGTTTATGATGGCCACGCAGGCTCCCGGGTTGCCAACTACTGCTCCGGCCACCTGCTGGAACACATCTTGTCAGGAGGGGCTGACTTTAGTTCAGGATCCGGCTCCGTGGAGGGCGTGAAGGACGGCATCCGCTCGGGCTTCCTGAACATTGACGAGTACATGCGCAGCTTCTCTGACCTGCGGCAGGGCCTGGACCGCAGTGGATCCACAGCTGTGTGCGTGTTGCTCAGCCCGACCCACCTCTACTTCATTAACTGCGGCGACTCGCGGGCCGTGCTGAGTCGAGACAGCAAGGTGGGCTTCTCCACCCAGGACCACAAGCCCTGCAACCCCCGCGAAAAGGAGCGCATCCAGAACGCTGGCGGCTCAGTCATGATCCAGAGGGTAAACGGCTCCCTGGCTGTGTCCCGGGCCCTGGGGGACTACGACTACAAATGTGTGGATGGTAAGGGCCCCACGGAGCAGCTGGTGAGCCCTGAGCCTGAGGTGTGCGTGCTGGAACGGGCGGCCGAAGGAGACGAGTTTGTGGTGCTGGCATGTGACGGAATCTGGGACGTCATGTCCAACGAGGAGCTGTGCGAGTTTGTCCGCTCACGACTCCTGGTGTGTGATGACCTGGAGAAGGTCTGTAACTCAGTGGTGGACACCTGCCTGCATAAG GGGAGCAGAGACAATATGAGCGTGGTGTTGGTGTGTTTACCCGGAGCCCCCAAGATCTCAGAGGAGGCTgtgaagaaagaagaggaattGGATAAATACCTGGAGACCCGTGTTGAGG AGCTTCTGGGGAACTGTGGGGAGGCGGGAGTCCCTGACCTGGTGTCTGTCCTGAGGAGCATTGCCACAGAGAACATCCCCAACCTTCCACCCGGCGGAGGCCTGGCCAGCAA acgGAGCGTGATCGAGGCGGTGTACAACAAGCTGAACCCTcacagagaagaggaaggg